A portion of the Paenibacillus hamazuiensis genome contains these proteins:
- a CDS encoding DUF2203 domain-containing protein — protein MGKKYFTLQEASSLLPMVRVQLDELQQLKRQFEAKYMELRDLKLSHGNRGQSQENDPYFALECELEFIQMQFQTGVANLERKGIELKDVDHGLVDFPALIRGEEVLLCWKQGEPDIAHYHGLYDGFAGRKPITGEEW, from the coding sequence GTGGGGAAAAAATATTTTACGCTGCAGGAGGCGAGCAGCTTGCTGCCGATGGTTCGCGTACAGCTGGACGAGCTGCAGCAGCTCAAGCGCCAGTTTGAAGCGAAATATATGGAGCTGCGGGACTTGAAGCTGAGTCATGGGAACCGCGGACAGTCTCAGGAAAACGATCCTTATTTTGCTCTCGAATGCGAGCTCGAATTCATCCAAATGCAGTTCCAGACCGGGGTGGCGAACCTCGAGCGTAAAGGGATCGAACTGAAGGACGTCGACCACGGCCTTGTCGATTTTCCCGCGCTGATCCGCGGGGAAGAGGTGCTGCTTTGCTGGAAGCAAGGCGAGCCGGATATCGCTCATTATCACGGTTTGTATGACGGCTTCGCCGGCCGCAAGCCCATAACCGGGGAAGAATGGTAA
- a CDS encoding copper resistance CopC/CopD family protein has translation MKIRRLLWIFVLLALAMPVKVFAHATLIQTEPGMNAQVASSPAQVTLTFNERLEEGSYYIKVYDSGKKQVTAAKAAMNAEHTGLALDLPKLPDGDYIVTYHVISADGHPVEGTYMFTVGQGGPKTALPADAMQGMHQHNGLAYSFGWQELLQFIARILYYASLLGATGWVIWRRMLKPLHPETESRLNGVGTWLQRALLLAVILMMYTHLQDMVSGGGAEALIELFTRTGTGYAWLAVLGLSLLGFVLLHRNAVLDMLWAAGLFAAEAYNGHAAAFGPLRETLLLDGIHLASAAVWMGGLILLLALYRINREEALIFLPRFSKAALYSVFILIVSGVLTTLLFLPNVRYVIYTKWGWLLLAKTALVFFVVVTAGWVRRAYRLRKPSLPGWLVLDAIWMVLIVGIVGVFTYLSPLPPNEPLHYHVMGEKQHMTVQISPNAPGPNTFIVRVWLPEKMGKPKQVLLKLKDEESADIAPIEVPIAPFDDPQPGSENYGMKPYSYRAEGNYLPYAGLWKVEVRVMDSNDDEMVYEKEMRIY, from the coding sequence TTGAAAATCAGACGGTTACTTTGGATATTTGTTTTACTGGCTCTGGCTATGCCGGTTAAGGTGTTCGCGCATGCGACGCTCATTCAGACCGAGCCCGGGATGAATGCCCAAGTGGCGTCGTCGCCGGCTCAAGTGACGCTGACGTTTAACGAACGGCTGGAGGAAGGTTCTTATTATATCAAGGTTTACGATAGCGGGAAAAAACAGGTCACCGCGGCCAAGGCGGCCATGAACGCCGAGCATACCGGACTTGCTCTCGATTTGCCGAAATTGCCGGACGGCGACTACATTGTCACCTATCATGTGATTTCCGCTGACGGGCATCCGGTCGAAGGTACTTATATGTTTACCGTGGGCCAGGGGGGGCCGAAAACCGCTTTGCCGGCCGATGCGATGCAGGGGATGCATCAGCATAACGGGCTGGCTTATTCCTTCGGCTGGCAGGAGCTGCTGCAATTCATCGCGCGGATACTTTATTACGCCTCGCTGCTCGGCGCCACCGGGTGGGTGATCTGGAGACGTATGCTGAAGCCGCTGCATCCGGAAACAGAGTCGCGTCTTAACGGCGTTGGCACCTGGCTGCAGAGAGCGCTGCTGCTTGCCGTCATCCTGATGATGTACACACATCTGCAAGATATGGTAAGCGGGGGCGGAGCCGAAGCCCTTATCGAGCTGTTTACGCGTACGGGAACCGGCTACGCCTGGCTTGCGGTGCTTGGTTTGTCGCTGCTCGGTTTCGTATTGCTGCATCGCAATGCGGTTCTGGATATGCTCTGGGCTGCCGGGCTCTTTGCGGCGGAAGCGTATAACGGACATGCGGCGGCATTCGGGCCGCTTCGGGAAACGCTGCTGCTGGACGGCATCCATCTGGCTTCGGCGGCCGTGTGGATGGGCGGCCTTATTCTTCTGCTTGCGTTGTACCGCATAAACCGGGAGGAAGCTTTAATTTTTCTGCCGCGTTTTTCGAAAGCGGCGTTGTACTCTGTTTTCATATTGATTGTGTCCGGCGTTTTGACGACACTGCTCTTTTTGCCGAATGTCCGGTACGTGATCTACACGAAATGGGGCTGGCTGCTGCTGGCGAAAACGGCGCTCGTTTTCTTTGTCGTTGTGACGGCGGGCTGGGTGCGCCGGGCGTACCGGCTGCGGAAGCCTTCGCTGCCCGGATGGCTCGTGCTGGATGCGATCTGGATGGTGTTGATCGTCGGGATCGTCGGTGTGTTTACGTATTTGAGCCCGCTGCCGCCAAATGAACCGCTCCATTACCACGTGATGGGCGAGAAGCAGCACATGACCGTGCAAATTTCCCCGAACGCACCCGGGCCGAATACGTTTATCGTCCGGGTGTGGCTCCCGGAAAAGATGGGCAAGCCGAAGCAGGTGCTGCTGAAGCTGAAGGATGAGGAATCCGCGGACATCGCCCCGATCGAGGTGCCGATCGCTCCGTTCGATGATCCTCAGCCGGGCAGCGAAAACTACGGCATGAAGCCGTATTCGTACCGGGCGGAGGGCAATTACCTTCCTTATGCGGGACTGTGGAAGGTCGAGGTCCGGGTCATGGACAGCAACGACGACGAAATGGTGTATGAAAAGGAAATGCGGATCTACTGA
- a CDS encoding GreA/GreB family elongation factor yields the protein MNPSFNALGATRRHLISQLVFFDEQTHHFADMYLSGIKNPERNLVETSIKQYTEKLMSILENDDRILDEMLRNVVLIGSKAEVLFEDDGSSESFTVVHPSESDPDANRISFISPIGRQLLCAKPDCPLLLETPAGEHPVRIREIKYTYIGGFQIE from the coding sequence ATGAACCCTAGTTTTAACGCGCTTGGTGCCACACGCCGACATTTAATCAGTCAACTTGTGTTTTTTGACGAACAAACCCACCACTTTGCAGATATGTATCTTTCGGGAATTAAAAACCCGGAACGAAATCTTGTGGAAACGTCGATCAAACAGTACACGGAAAAATTGATGAGTATACTTGAGAATGATGATCGTATACTTGATGAAATGCTTAGAAATGTCGTTTTAATCGGCAGCAAGGCGGAAGTGCTCTTTGAAGACGATGGCTCCAGCGAGTCTTTTACGGTAGTCCATCCGTCGGAAAGCGATCCCGACGCCAACCGAATTTCTTTTATCTCGCCGATAGGCAGGCAACTGCTTTGCGCGAAGCCCGATTGCCCTCTGCTCCTGGAGACTCCTGCCGGGGAGCATCCTGTACGGATTCGTGAAATCAAATATACCTATATCGGCGGATTTCAAATTGAATAA
- a CDS encoding MFS transporter produces MNISTRIYLDAALQNVKSVTFFTFLQVLIARLGASNFEIALSNSLPPLFCALSLAFITRQLPVTKGVFLTSGYVRQCAFLCMAFSVLLPNPIPYLLFFWSINAVAVMITGAQQPAIMRKWVEPSEFPKIFSTNKIIGIVIATLGSFAIGAVLDATGAFFPKNFVVSMLIGCLATFTGMSLIAELAPHEKKPIRFTWVKPFQECDRTIWWMGLNNIGVAMVAPLFIIYHVKVLGLTNTQIAYFVVTSGILSALLLPLARRLMERLSSSKVYAVAVLGMAVAIIPYGFVHQLWLLIVLQGLIGLCQSIHEVASQSMMMEEAGKHKKEMAYFSDFQLVMNGGNAIGAFVAGALVAVMPLWGCFVVIAALRLVFFMARSPLRSPEGGHRRSGALDPPVGGSARF; encoded by the coding sequence ATGAACATATCGACGCGAATTTATCTCGATGCCGCTTTGCAAAACGTCAAAAGTGTCACGTTTTTCACCTTTTTGCAGGTGCTGATCGCACGTCTGGGTGCCAGCAACTTTGAAATTGCGCTGTCCAATTCGCTGCCGCCGCTTTTTTGCGCGCTGTCACTCGCTTTCATCACGAGACAGCTCCCCGTGACGAAAGGGGTATTCCTGACAAGCGGGTACGTTCGCCAATGTGCGTTTTTGTGCATGGCGTTTTCCGTGCTGCTGCCGAATCCGATCCCATACCTGCTCTTCTTCTGGTCGATCAACGCGGTAGCCGTCATGATCACCGGCGCCCAGCAGCCGGCCATTATGCGCAAATGGGTCGAGCCAAGCGAATTCCCGAAAATTTTCAGCACGAATAAAATTATCGGCATCGTCATTGCAACGCTCGGCAGCTTCGCCATCGGAGCCGTATTGGATGCGACAGGAGCCTTTTTCCCTAAAAACTTCGTCGTCTCCATGCTGATCGGCTGCTTGGCCACGTTTACCGGAATGTCCTTAATCGCCGAGCTGGCGCCGCATGAGAAAAAGCCGATCCGCTTCACTTGGGTGAAGCCTTTCCAGGAATGCGACCGAACCATCTGGTGGATGGGGCTCAACAATATCGGAGTGGCGATGGTCGCCCCTCTGTTTATCATCTATCACGTCAAAGTGTTGGGACTTACGAATACGCAAATCGCCTACTTCGTGGTGACCTCCGGCATCTTGTCGGCTTTGCTGCTGCCGCTTGCGCGCAGACTTATGGAACGGTTAAGCTCGTCCAAAGTGTACGCTGTCGCCGTTCTCGGCATGGCGGTCGCGATCATTCCCTATGGCTTCGTCCATCAGCTGTGGCTGCTGATCGTACTGCAGGGCTTGATCGGCCTTTGCCAATCGATCCACGAAGTCGCTTCGCAATCGATGATGATGGAGGAAGCCGGCAAGCATAAGAAGGAGATGGCGTATTTCTCCGACTTCCAGCTCGTCATGAACGGCGGCAACGCGATCGGCGCGTTTGTGGCCGGCGCCCTGGTCGCGGTCATGCCGCTTTGGGGCTGCTTTGTTGTGATCGCCGCGCTGCGGCTGGTGTTTTTTATGGCAAGGTCCCCCCTACGTTCCCCGGAAGGGGGCCACAGGCGCTCGGGCGCCCTGGACCCGCCCGTTGGAGGGAGTGCTCGCTTCTAG
- the nikR gene encoding nickel-responsive transcriptional regulator NikR — protein sequence MADKEQLVRFGVSMPQSLIDQFDEMIGQQGYDNRSEAVRDLIRKALLAPGRIEESRQVAGTIVLVYDHHISELPMTLTELQHRFHHEINSTLHIHLNHHQCLEVIVVRGVYRRLRELQQQMQVLKGVFYAELSVTHVDEHHGGQEPHGHEDHHHG from the coding sequence ATGCCCCAATCCTTAATCGACCAGTTCGACGAGATGATCGGCCAGCAAGGCTACGACAACCGTTCGGAGGCGGTTCGCGATCTGATCCGCAAGGCGCTGCTGGCTCCGGGGCGCATTGAGGAGAGCCGGCAGGTCGCCGGAACGATCGTGCTTGTTTACGACCATCACATCAGCGAGCTGCCGATGACGCTGACAGAGCTCCAGCACCGGTTTCATCATGAGATCAACTCGACTTTGCATATTCATTTGAACCATCATCAATGTCTCGAAGTGATTGTCGTTCGCGGGGTTTACCGCCGTTTAAGGGAGCTGCAGCAGCAAATGCAGGTGCTTAAAGGCGTCTTTTACGCCGAGCTGTCGGTTACTCATGTGGATGAGCATCATGGCGGACAAGAGCCGCACGGACATGAAGATCATCATCACGGGTAA
- a CDS encoding EAL domain-containing protein: MHLYISLILFLLPVFGLFYMAVDIYQRNKNSALNRIASLFMLTSMLLPFGSFLLSVLPAAYTEQMALTFIYIPSQAVMCLVILYCARLTDLYRGVSRMLMHVVCFAPGAAGIVLLTPAEWISIDIIRHGSWIAQYPGPGLLVFSVICSMYTCAVCIFMSVSSYRYVKRQNLTLKIKQMKSVLSGLVLGAAWAIPLSFCKNPGFLPADMPLPNLGIFGILIFARFLRHAMVRYDFMPSIERKYRALYEMSPLSILLLDRDGVIKEANPQASYLLGCDVSTPIGRSFRDYVRTEVHPANQLWKGDFEIVADQGESRCIRAESEYVATASDLFQCVILLDVTDKKLAEDQVRYLAYHDPLTGLANRIEFRLKLQTELSLGNSFVLLLLDLDHFKQINDTQGHHVGDLLVKHVAEQLRKRLSAGTIVARLGGDEFAVIRRMPLHEPIADFCRSLIDSIRSPFYLNDKQYDISASMGVCLSPEHGSDADELLQYADIAMYQAKKLGKNRYVMYSPELHRVEQARFQLERSIREGLERGEFTLHYQPQVAIRTGEIVGAEALIRWHKQGVGMIPPGEFIPLAEETGVIADIGYWVLQTVCRQIRVWSESGLPPICISMNLSAKQFLDPGFPAHLSDTLARTGIDPSLLCLEITERTALTDESYSLQLCRDIIGLGVKLSIDDFGTGYSSFSLLKQLSVDSVKIDRSFIKDMAQDESDRAIINAIIAMSRSLGKKVIAEGVEHEDQWNMLRMMECDEVQGYYVSKPLTAADFGHFHAGQKKAAI, translated from the coding sequence ATGCATCTCTACATCTCCCTCATCCTTTTCCTGCTCCCAGTTTTCGGCTTGTTTTATATGGCGGTCGATATTTATCAGCGCAACAAAAACAGCGCTCTCAACCGGATCGCTTCTTTGTTTATGCTGACCTCCATGCTGCTGCCGTTCGGCAGCTTTCTCCTCAGCGTGCTGCCGGCCGCCTATACGGAGCAGATGGCCCTTACGTTCATCTATATTCCGTCCCAAGCCGTCATGTGTTTGGTCATCCTGTATTGCGCCCGCCTTACCGATCTTTACCGGGGCGTTTCCCGTATGCTCATGCATGTGGTTTGCTTCGCCCCCGGAGCCGCAGGAATTGTTTTGCTAACCCCGGCCGAATGGATTTCCATCGACATCATCCGCCACGGCAGCTGGATTGCTCAATACCCGGGTCCAGGTTTACTCGTGTTTTCAGTCATTTGTTCGATGTATACCTGTGCCGTCTGCATATTCATGTCCGTCTCCTCTTACCGTTATGTAAAAAGGCAAAATTTGACGCTAAAAATAAAGCAAATGAAATCTGTGCTTTCCGGGCTTGTGCTGGGTGCAGCCTGGGCCATCCCTCTCTCCTTTTGCAAAAATCCCGGGTTCCTCCCCGCCGACATGCCGCTGCCTAACTTAGGCATATTCGGCATTCTCATCTTTGCCCGATTTTTGCGTCATGCGATGGTCAGGTACGATTTCATGCCTTCGATTGAGCGAAAATACCGTGCGCTGTATGAAATGTCCCCCTTGTCGATTTTGCTGCTTGACCGGGACGGGGTTATCAAAGAAGCGAACCCGCAGGCTTCGTATTTGCTCGGCTGCGATGTTTCCACGCCGATCGGTCGCTCCTTTCGCGACTATGTCCGAACCGAAGTCCACCCGGCGAACCAATTGTGGAAGGGAGATTTCGAGATCGTCGCCGATCAGGGTGAGAGCCGATGCATCAGAGCGGAGAGCGAATATGTCGCTACTGCCTCCGACTTGTTTCAATGCGTCATCCTGCTGGATGTGACCGACAAAAAGCTGGCCGAAGATCAAGTGCGATATCTCGCCTATCACGATCCTTTGACAGGGTTGGCTAATCGAATCGAGTTTCGCTTGAAGCTGCAAACGGAGCTGTCGCTGGGCAACTCCTTCGTGCTCCTGCTGCTTGATCTGGATCATTTCAAACAAATCAATGATACGCAGGGGCATCACGTCGGGGATTTGCTCGTGAAGCACGTAGCGGAACAGCTTCGCAAGCGGTTATCCGCAGGGACGATCGTAGCCCGGCTGGGAGGAGACGAATTCGCCGTCATCCGCCGCATGCCGCTGCACGAACCGATAGCCGACTTTTGCCGGTCGCTTATCGACAGCATCCGGTCTCCCTTTTACCTTAACGACAAGCAGTATGATATATCCGCCAGCATGGGAGTTTGTCTTTCGCCCGAACACGGCAGCGATGCGGACGAGCTGCTTCAATATGCCGACATTGCCATGTATCAGGCCAAAAAGCTGGGGAAAAACCGTTATGTGATGTATTCGCCGGAGCTTCATCGGGTAGAGCAGGCCCGTTTTCAATTGGAACGTTCGATTCGCGAAGGGCTTGAACGCGGGGAATTCACGCTTCATTATCAGCCCCAGGTAGCTATCCGAACTGGCGAGATTGTAGGAGCGGAGGCGCTTATCCGCTGGCATAAGCAAGGGGTGGGGATGATCCCGCCGGGCGAGTTCATCCCTCTGGCCGAAGAAACCGGAGTTATCGCCGATATCGGTTATTGGGTGCTTCAGACGGTATGCCGGCAAATCCGCGTCTGGTCCGAATCCGGCCTTCCTCCCATATGCATTTCCATGAACTTGTCGGCCAAGCAGTTTTTGGACCCGGGGTTTCCTGCCCATCTGTCGGATACGCTGGCGCGAACCGGCATCGATCCGTCGCTGCTTTGTCTGGAAATCACGGAAAGAACGGCTCTGACGGACGAGTCGTACAGCTTGCAGCTGTGCCGCGATATCATCGGTCTTGGCGTGAAGTTGTCCATTGACGACTTCGGGACCGGTTACTCATCCTTCTCCCTGTTAAAGCAGCTGTCTGTCGATTCGGTCAAAATCGACCGTTCGTTTATCAAGGATATGGCGCAGGATGAGAGCGACCGCGCGATCATCAACGCGATTATCGCCATGTCCCGCAGCTTGGGCAAAAAAGTGATCGCGGAAGGCGTCGAGCACGAGGATCAGTGGAACATGCTGCGCATGATGGAGTGCGATGAGGTTCAAGGTTATTACGTCAGCAAGCCGCTGACGGCTGCGGATTTCGGACATTTTCACGCCGGTCAAAAAAAGGCCGCTATTTGA
- a CDS encoding aldo/keto reductase: protein MKYRRLGKTELKVSVIGVGTWQFGGEWGMEFNQGEVDAILDKAGELGINLIDTAECYGDHLSEAFIGDYISRRNREDWVIATKFGHHFEKNFEREQLWAPSDVLKQLDGSLKALRTDYIDVYQFHSGTDEAFDNDELWTVLDKQVQAGKIRHLGTSIGSNDNFHQTAGSTKVGSKVIQVIYNRLDRKPEERVFPSCQEQDLGVFARVPLASGYLSGKYKPGAVFAENDVRHRHDQEQTLKKLQQVEEIRQNEVPAGMDMATWALAWCLKHPAVTAVIPGCKNPQQVAANAKAAEYLNDSHPQAWKE, encoded by the coding sequence ATGAAATACCGCAGATTGGGCAAAACGGAGTTGAAGGTTTCGGTCATCGGCGTAGGCACTTGGCAGTTCGGCGGAGAATGGGGCATGGAGTTCAACCAAGGCGAGGTCGACGCCATTCTGGACAAAGCCGGAGAGCTCGGAATCAATCTGATCGATACGGCCGAATGTTACGGCGACCATTTGTCCGAGGCGTTTATCGGCGATTACATATCGCGCAGAAATCGGGAGGATTGGGTTATCGCGACGAAATTCGGGCATCATTTCGAGAAAAATTTCGAGCGCGAGCAGCTGTGGGCCCCTTCCGACGTGCTCAAGCAGCTCGACGGTTCGCTTAAGGCTCTGCGTACGGATTACATCGACGTATATCAGTTCCACTCTGGCACGGACGAAGCGTTCGACAACGACGAGCTGTGGACCGTTCTGGACAAGCAGGTGCAGGCCGGCAAAATCCGCCATCTCGGCACATCGATCGGCAGCAACGACAACTTCCACCAGACGGCTGGCTCGACCAAGGTCGGCTCGAAGGTCATCCAGGTCATTTATAACCGGCTTGATCGCAAGCCCGAGGAACGGGTTTTTCCGTCCTGCCAGGAGCAGGATTTGGGCGTGTTCGCGCGGGTGCCGCTGGCGAGCGGGTATTTGAGCGGCAAATATAAACCCGGGGCCGTGTTCGCCGAAAACGACGTGCGCCACCGCCACGATCAGGAACAAACACTGAAGAAACTTCAGCAGGTGGAGGAGATTCGGCAAAATGAAGTGCCGGCCGGCATGGATATGGCGACATGGGCTTTGGCCTGGTGCCTTAAGCATCCGGCAGTGACCGCGGTCATCCCCGGCTGCAAAAATCCGCAGCAGGTTGCCGCGAACGCCAAAGCAGCCGAATATTTGAACGACAGCCATCCGCAAGCTTGGAAAGAGTAA
- the lepB gene encoding signal peptidase I: MTGLLPIKKFLKEWVPSLLVAVVVSFTFNTYVAQGMRVPTGSMLPTIQLQDQIMVEKLVRFTDFQFGDIVVFYPPLPGHEEERYVKRLIGLPGDTIEIKDGSLYRNGEKVDEPYIREKMTYTFGPLKVPEDKYFFLGDNRNDSLDAHLWPTPFVDKSKIIGKAMFRYYPLTEIGPLK, encoded by the coding sequence GTGACCGGTTTGCTTCCAATCAAAAAGTTTCTCAAGGAATGGGTGCCCAGCCTGCTCGTGGCCGTGGTTGTCAGCTTTACATTTAATACGTACGTAGCCCAAGGCATGAGAGTGCCGACCGGCTCGATGCTTCCTACGATACAGCTGCAGGATCAAATTATGGTGGAAAAGCTGGTGCGGTTCACCGATTTTCAGTTCGGGGATATCGTCGTATTTTATCCGCCGCTCCCGGGCCATGAGGAAGAGCGGTACGTCAAACGGCTGATCGGGCTTCCCGGAGATACGATCGAAATCAAGGACGGCAGCTTGTACCGCAACGGCGAGAAGGTGGACGAGCCGTACATTAGGGAGAAAATGACGTACACCTTCGGCCCGCTCAAGGTGCCCGAGGATAAATATTTCTTCCTCGGAGACAACCGTAATGACAGTCTCGATGCCCATCTGTGGCCGACTCCGTTTGTGGACAAAAGCAAAATTATCGGGAAAGCGATGTTTCGTTACTATCCGCTCACCGAGATCGGGCCGCTCAAATAG